One Antedon mediterranea chromosome 1, ecAntMedi1.1, whole genome shotgun sequence genomic window, GCTGATCGAAGAACAGAATCACACGAAAAGTCGTTACGATGGTAACAGTTGGCTGCTATTTAAGAACTGTTTCCAGGTATTTTTGACAAGAAATTTCGTCTTAGGAGTAGTATTCTCCATTGTTATTGTGATTTTGGTGATAAGTAGCGGTACAGATAGTTTTTACAAGTTCTTCGTCACCAGCTGTCTGAATTCCATAACAGCAATCGGTGTTTCAATCATTACAAACTACATTTTCGATTTTAAGGTTGGTACGTATAGGCtgtagtataatataaataaagtttgataccaattaaaatatatttgttgattaattttatttataaatatcacAGACACTATCAGTTGTTGAGCTCAGTGAACTTGATGAATCTAGTAATACCAATGTTGCAAAGGGCCTAGCATGGAGTTACTTTACTGGATATctgaaaatcattttaaacgGTATTTATCAACCATTATAAAGTAGTATTTTtgctaattaattttaatttcttagTCTTTGACTAATCTTTAATTGCTTAGTCTTTGACTAATCTTTAATTTCTTAGTCTTCGACTACTCTTTAATTTCTTAGTTGTTGACTAATCTTTAATTGCTTAGTCTTTGACTACTCCTTAATTTCTTAGTCTTTGACTAATCTTTAATTGCTTAGTTTTTGACTAATCTTTAATTTCTTAGTCTTTGACTAATCTTTAATTTCTTAGTCTTTGACTAACCTTTAATTTCTTATAGTCATTGACTAATCTTTAATTTCTTAGTCTTTTTTGACTAATCTTTAATTTCTTAGTCTTTGACTAATCTTTAATTTCTTAGTTTTTGACTAATCTTTGATTGTTTAGTCTTTGACTAATCTTTGATTTCTTAGTTTTTGACTAATCTTTGATTGTTTAGTCTTTGACTAATCTTTAATATCTTAGTCTTTGAATAATCTTTAATTTCTTAGTCTTTGACTAATCTTTGATTGTTTAGTCTTTGACTAATCTTTGATTTCTTAGTGTTTGACTAATCTTTGATTGTTTAGTCTTTGACTAATCTTTAATTTCTTAGTCTTTTTTGACTAATCTTTAATTGCTTAGTCTTTGACTAATCTTTAATTTCTTAGTTTTTGACTAATCTTTAATATCTTAGTCTTTGAATAATCTTTAATTTCTTAGTCTTTGACTAATCTTTGATTGTTTAGTCTTTGACTAATCTTTGATTTCTTAGTCTTTGACTAATCTTTGATTGTTTAGTCTTTGACTAATCTTTGATTTTTTAGTGTTTGACTAATCTTTGATTGTTTAGTCTTTGACTAATCTTTGATTTCTTAGTTTTTGACTAATTCttaatttcacttaaaaatgtaCTGTttttagtattagtattatttagtattattcttattttatatCTTTGCAAATCATGGGAATAACACACATCAATCATTTTGTATCATTGATTGGTTGTAAGGTTCGTGTTTCACAAGAAAAAGTTATAGTAATACAAAACAATTCTTTTCCATCAGATCTTAAACAAACGGTCGAGAACGATGTAAGATGGAAACAAAAAttggaaaacaaaacattaaaatgtgtaTTCTATGCTATTGTACCTCTGAACTGTAAAGTTCCTGCTGATTTGATTGAATATAAGGAAGGTATTACGCGTGTGGGTGAGTTGCAACCTGTGTCAAAAAATCGTGCTGGTATGAAAAGGGAGTACACTATTCCAgtatacaaaattgaaaaaaaaaacaacgaaGTGAGTATAGACTTTAAGAAGTGCATGTGCGCAGCTTCTACTaaagacattaaaataaatatttgactgGTATTTGCATATACAATATTTAGTCATAGTCTTTAAATCAGTCCATTAAGTAAGTGTGACTATAAGAAATCTTATTTTTTAGCCACCATTCTTTGTTATTTGTGGGTATGTGACCATCATCGATACGCTGTTTGAGATGACTAACTTTATTAAATTTGAAGAAAAGAAACGTGAAGAGCAATGTCTACTGTTCATAAGGACACTTCAGGAATTAATTGACGACAATTGCGAAGAAAAGTGCGAGATTGTGACTTTGTCAGGTAAGCCTTGAGTACCAAAGATGGAGAAGGGTAGTAACACTATATTTTGTCTGCCTAGATTGCGTAACGTAGGCCTTCTCTACACCTACACACAAAAAACCTCCTATATGTTGAGCTATTTGACACATAAAGAATTAACCGGTAATATTAAGTTCAACAGGCTTTTGAAATCTTGGCTAATCAATGTCATTTTTAGGTGACGACTCTCTGATAGATGCTCTTTATAAAAAAAGAGAGAAAGAGAACAAGAACGAGGGCGGAGAAACTCGACTGTCAATGAGTACTGATGTATAACATATAAGGTTTTCACCAAGGCATCGATACACTGTACTGCCGTTCACTTCGGGAATATTTAGATATCATCATAGGAAAAATGTCACTATACAAAGATTGGTAACACGGCCACTATGGATATTAGTATACTAGGCCATAAAGCGAAATAATGAATTGATTTTTCTTCTTTGAAATGAATATACGTATAGCTAGTGAACCATAATAGTTGCACTAATGGAATAAATAGGCCTTTAACAAGTTGGTTGatcctataataataattatttgtttatttctggtGTATTATGTACGGTAATTTTGGCTGCATTGTATTATTTCAACCTTTAGTTGCTTTAGTTATAAGAAACGTTCTATTAGTCTGAAGTTTTAGTGTGTGTGAGTCAGATTTtcatttttgaataaattaaatatggCCAGGGGGCCGCCGGGGCTTTTAGagcatttattaaataaattcaatatcaaaaacaattactataataGTAGAACTAAGCCGAATTTAATAGTATcaaaaccaaaaacaaactACATAAAACGTAGCTTATATAAAGGTACCAAGATATTTTAGTgaccaaataaaatatttcgtTTATACATCTTttgtcataattattatatagtactctTGATGCAcagtatttttttgaattttaacaaattatatttgttgataaaaaaaagagaaaatgttaaaaaaacaaatacgaacagtaataattatattataatagtttaCATAAACGCTGAATATATCAAGTTAGATATTAATAAGGAGCgacataatatattaataataattacttttaAGGCCGTCTGAGTatacaacaacatttattcaatattcaatattttacaaagttTATGGGTTGAGAtacacagaagccaaagtggcttgtctttgtagtcctaagcataaacataaaacatattatacggacgcattacattaacaaaaaatgacattttgagacagaaaaagaaaaaaaaaacacacacaactATATAATGACCGAGAATGTGATGCGCTtaactttaattaatgtatggGAAAAACCAGTGTAATTATTTTTAGATACTATTGTTTGtatataatttgcataaaaacCTATTGTTACAATTATATTCGCTTCAATTTGTATATGGTATATGTTTTGATGAAGAGGAGATATGCATTGTCCGTAAATACAACCATCTATTTTCTCTGCCAATCGTGTGTTTTTTACTGCCCTTGTTGTAAAATTGTGTATGTCCTTGTTCATGTTCTTTGAGGAATTGTTATAGAGTTATTTCACCGGGTATCTAAAAATTATTCTGAAAGGTTTGTGAATTAGCTTTTTTGCCtaacaaaaatcaataaataaatcaataataaatcttcaaagtaaaaataaatactttattaacACTGTGCATGTAACTAGTCTTATTTCACATAGTCTGTCTGaattatattactatatataAAGTCATTCATTCTTTTACATTAAACTGTATGAATATTATCATTTTCTCTCAGATTTTAAAGGAACTATAGAGAAAGAAGAAATGTGGAAATGTGAATTAAATCAGGGAAACCTGCAGTGCAAATTCTATGTTATTATACCTCGGAACTGTAGCATTCCTTCCAAACTTGGAGACAGCGACAAACACAGAGGAATTACAATTGTCAGTGATTTACCGGTTGTTGAAGAACCTCGTGCTGGTGTTACCAGGAGGTACATTAATTCAGTCtacaaaattgaaaatgaagAAGGAGTTGTAAGTAAAATCTGTACTGTAGTGCTAGttctaatataataaatggataGCTGAGTAGTGGTTACCTTtctaaaatatttcttttctttcagTGGCATTATGCCATTTGTGAGTATGTGACCATCATTGATACACTGTTCCAGATGTCTTTGTATACTGAATTTAATGCACAGAAACGTGATGATCAGTGCCGTTTGCTCGTCAGAAAACTTACGGAACTAATTGATAGCAACGAAGATTGTCGAAATAAATGCGTCATTGTGCCTTTTTCAGGTAAACACAAAATAGTGTCTAAACCAATCATGTTTGCCCTGAAATTGTATgcgtgattttttttatttaagaacATACAATCTTGTTTGTAAAATCATATAGTTGATCTGAAATGGATTAATTTACTTTGCctaacaaatttgtttaatttattgggttttttttcaggtGCAGACGATGGCCCTCTGTTAAGAGATGTCCTTCTTGATAAAATCAAAGAAAATCGGGTACAAATTAATTAGTGGCTGAAAGTGCCCATGATCTGACGATATACTTTGTCTacttttgatttgattttggtGGGGagttttttttagtttcaatttttatttgcaattcttagaattcaaaataatttcagtaggcctatatttttatgaaaaaactgtaaaaataaatgaactaaatacaattttttataacaatattagtacagtatacaggTTTTAACTTTAAACAaggtatttttattatttttgttttgtatcaaGGCTGAATAGTAAGTCACCAATTTCTGAATTAAGTGTGATGGGTTAGggttttattcaaattttgtttgcatttcttagaattaaaaataatttcagtatcatatatattattatgaaaatactaataaatgaacttttctataataatataagggCAGTATACAGGTCTTAACTTTGAACagggtatttttatttttttatatttttttatcaagGCTGAATAGTGTTTTCCTTTtatgcattttatatatatagatactttAAAAGTATTGATTAAAGGTTAATCAAATTAACAGTTAGTATAGTTAAAcgttaaagataaaataaaccACAAGTCCATGCACATTTTAAACAGggcatttttatttattttttttatcaagacCTAATCGTGATAAGTCACCAATTAAAATAGTTTGATTGTTTTCCTTtcatgtattatatatatatatatatatatatatatatataagtatttgAAAAGTAGTGATTAAAGGTTAATCAAATTAACAGTTAGTATAGTTAAAcgttaaagataaaataaaccACAAGTCCATgcacattttatattatattatttattattataaaaaatgtttagttaGTAATTCTGCGTCATTTATCATTATAGTATTATTGATATACAGATtagaataaatgaaaacaaatattaatcattTGGTGTTCAtgtttataatgtaaatatttgccaaataataataaatatattttgtgcaGAATGATTgttgataaaaaaataacacaaaGTACAGTAAATGATACAAAGAAACAAACATGAACAGTAATATCCGAGGGTGTTAAAAAGAGTCATTATCCAATCGAATTTGAATCACCAAGCATGAAAGCTCCGGTATTTTAATTGATTTCGGGTTCGATTTACACATATAATTGAACATATCTATTAAGAGCCACACATGACATGAAAGAACTTCACAAAAAGTGGATGCATTACAAAATGGGCCGATTATTAATGGCAATGCGTCGATcgaaataatataatagtgcACGTTTCACAATATTCATTTTTCTAAAGCTTTTGTTCGCCTGAAACACAACGATATTATATTCTCATGAAAAATCCAATTGAGATAATTTCAGATTTTAACATTTGTTGATAATTTGCATATGAACGAGACTGCTAGGCCAAGCGTCACTGCCAGCATCTGTATACAAAGCTGATAACGCTAATTTTCAATTCATCAAGAGAACGGTATAGTAAATTCTAACTTTTAATCCTCATTTCTTGCATAATATCATTTATTGATATCTCATTCtttacttgttttaatttttttttatatacagtatattaatgtGTATCCAGTGTATCTACTACAACAATGGCTGGGTAAGCTTTCTTATAATTGTTACCCTTTAAGTAAAACACTTACGTTTCACCCCGACTGCaatatttaatgtttgattgaataaaaagaaagtaATTATAGCTAATTAATGGTTCTACATTTGTAATCGTTGTAGATATTGAGCATAACAATTCACTATCCCAAAAATACCTAGTTGTTAACTAAACCCCAATATCACCAATTATAGCGTTATTTAATCAATATAGAAAATCTTCTTCTGGGGTTCGAGAGGTACCAAAAAGGCGAGGCAAGGCCAACGAAAAGGCAGCAATTTGTGcttttattgtaattatgattCATTCGTGTGTGGTGTGGATGACTGTCAATGTGGAAAAGCTAGAAAAAGGTGATATAGTCCGTCACTGTATGTATAACTCTGTATGTGCTCTGCCAGTGATGTTGTTCGGTGCCATCATTACACAGTTTTTTTGTTGCTTGTTTGTACTGATCGAGGAACGGAAGTATATGGAAATTCGTTACGATGGTAACCGCTCTCTGCTATTAAAAAACTGTTTCCAGATATTTTGGACAAGGAACTTCGTCGTGAGATTAGTAATCTTCATTGTTATTGTGGGTTTGATGATAAAAAGTGGAACAGATAGTTTTGACAACTACTTTCTCACCAGCTGGCTGAATCCCATACCAGCAATCGGTGTTTCAATCATTTTATACATATTTGATTTTAAGGTTTGTTACGTTTAGGctatatagtatttattaattaggtATTTTGTAAATCAAATTTGAGTTTGATACtagttaatatatattttgtgattgattgtattttttataaatatcacAGACACTATCAGTTGTTGAGCTCAGTGAAATTAAAGAATCTAATGTCAATGTCGCACAGGGCCTAGCATGGAGTTACTTTACTGGATATCTGAAAATCATTCTAGAAGGTATTTATCTACCGttataaaatagtatttatGTCACACTGTATTTTGGGTCTTTGACTAATctttaatatcttatatcaaaaatcaaaatatatatacctatttgaattatgtatttagaaataaaagagaATTTAGACTGATTGCTATATACATtgaaaaaagttttaaataaaGGAATGTCCAAATCaagagaaataattttattttaatgttttagaaAATGCTTTACTTTAAGAAACGACCGCCTAAATATTGATTCATGTTATTATGTAATATGGGCCGAAGGCCAAAATTacgaataaagaaagaaagaaagttcGTGTTTCACAAGAAAAAGTTATATTAATGCAAACCAATTCTTTTCCATCAGATCTTAAAAGAACTATCAATAAGACTGGAAATTGGAAACaacaattgaaaaacaaaacactAAAATGTGTATTCTATGCTATTGTACCGCTGAACTGCAAGGTTCCTGATTTGATTGAAGATGAAAATGAAGGTATTACGCGTGTGGGTGAGTTGCAACCTGTGTCCAAAAATCGTGCTGGTATGAAAAGGGAGTACACTATTCCAgtatacaaaattgaaaaaaacaacgAAGTGAGTATAGATTTTAAGATTAAGAAGTGCATGTGCTCTGGTCTGCCTAGTTCAGCTtctaacattaaaaataatattcgaCTGCTATATTTGCATACCATAAAATAGTTTAAGTTAGTCTTAGTCTTTGAATTTGTCTATTAAGTATGTGTGACTATTatagattaaattattaaaaaaggtATTAGAATTATTGCTTAGGCCCTACATAAAATCTATTATTAGAGTGATCAAGATTATTTCAACAGAATAAACTATGGAAAAGGAGGAGTGAGTATAGACTTTATATAGAAGTGTTCTGTTCTGCCTGTAGTTCAGcttctaggcctactaattaataCATTAACAGGAAGTACaatcttgaaagaatttcatttagcttcgattttgtatagatgacaaatttcgtttttgtaaaagcacaagttaacggagtacttactcgaacgtttcgatctctatcagagatccttctcaactgactgcggagtgttaatgcagcttggtcattcttgacgtcatctgttgatgacgttgtacgcctccggttgtaggtcatcaagaaagcgttacacaactgccagtatccagagtggtccttccagagagttatggaaaaccgaaaaagaaaaaagaacaaaggacacgaaccacagaaggaaaagatcaagatgcgaggtagcataggaatcccctatgtaaaaggaatggcagaaagaatacgacgcactctctcctatcacaatgtcggaacctatttcctaccccaaaataaaatcaagaatagcctcgtccacccaaaagataaaatcgagaagatggatacatgtggagtaatctacgaagtcacctgccgcaactgtccacaagtttacattggggaaacagggagggcattacaaacacgaattaatgatcacaaaaaagatgttacaacaaacacggggggagtaatgactagggcctccagaacatccacatcttcgatcatacacaaatctgccattacagaacatgtcataaaacacaatcatgtaccgaactgggaggctaccatcttaaccaaagagcctaaacgcaaagacagacagattagagaatcattacatataaggagaaataaagagaagaccatgaaccgggacactggagcccacgaactctcgcatttgtacaatgatttgatagacacatcacctggccgagccccgcacaacctccaacctacaaccggaggcgtacaacgtcatcaacagatgacgtcaagaatgaccaagctgcattaacactccgcagtcagttgagaaggatctctgatagagatcgaaacgttcgagtaagtactccgttaacttgtgcttttacaaaaacgaaatttgtcatctaggAAGTACAATATTCGACTGCTATTGCATACCataaaatagtttaattaaGTCTTAGTCTTTAAATTAGTCTATTAATAAGTAAGTGTGACTATAAGAAATCTTATTTTTTAGCCACCATTCTTTGTTATTTGTGGGTATGTGGCGATCATCGATACGCTGTTTAAGATGACTGAGTTTATTCAATTTGATAAAACGAAACGTGAAGAGCAATGCCGACGGTTTGTCAGGGCACTTCAGGAATTAATTGATAACCATTACAAAGAAAAGTGCGAGATTGTAAATTTGTCAGGTAAGCCTTGAATACCAATAATGGAGAAGGGTAGTAACACCAATTGTATGCTTGCTGGATTGCGTAACGTAGGCCTTTACACCTACACAGAAAACCTATATGTTGAGCTATTTGACACATAAAGAATTAACCGGTAATATTAAGTTCAACAGACTTTTTAAATCTGGGCTAATCTATGTCATTTTTTAGGTGAAAACAACGACCGTTTGATAGATGCTCTTTataaaaaaagagaaagaaagagAAGAAGAACAGGGCGGAGAAGCTCGACTGTCAATGACTACTAAAGTATAATACAAGGTTTTTACCATGGGCATCGATCCACTCCAATGACCGTTCACTTCgggaatatttatatatttattatcttattCAAATGTCACTATACAAATATTGGTAACACGGCCACTGTGgctattagtatatttgttgcAAAAATGGATGTTTTAAGAGCTttaaacttaaataaaaaatcagCTTATGAATGCAATGAATGTACCTATATCTAGTGAACCATGATAGTGCACTAATGTAATAAATAGACCTTTAAAAAGTCGGTTGatcctataataataataatttgtttatttctggtGTATTATTTACGGTAATTTGGGCTGCATTGTATTATTTCAACCTTTAGTTCGGGTTTTAGTTATAGTAAACGCTCCATAGTCTGAAGTTATCTAATTTGCCATTGTTTTCTTTTAGTGTGTGCGTACGATTTtcatttttgaataaattaaatattgtaatgttcaacttgttttaattcagtattattttcatcaatatGCTTACGACAGTTTTTGTTCTGCCTTCGGTTAAAACTATCATTATTCATAGACCTAGTTAATGGATGATTACTAGCTATTGCCTAGTTTAAAGTAAAGGTTTTCAGCTCCTTCCTACTGGTTACTAGGTAAGcatctatatttttatctctagtcttaattttagaattgttttgctttaataAGTATGTTACTTGTTTTAAGTTATAGTTGTTGATTGTATACTATAGACACAACGCAATAGTAGCCTATACTGCCGTTAATGACACGATCGATCGATTACtgttattttaaatagtaaCACGACATAGCTTTGTTACAGTCTTTGTGgatgattttattgtgtttgtgcCAGTGCTGCAGCTCTGGAAAATACTACGCGATACAACGACGCTCGAACCTGTTACATATGTAATTGTAAGGGAAAAAATACGAatagtaattttaattatacaaattttataaaCGCAAAATGAAGTTAGTAATTAATGAGTCGTGATAAAGAATGACTTTGTAATGTAATGACTGAGAATGTAATGAATCGATCAGTAAACGGCGTTTCACATTATTCTATTAATATTCTATGGGAAAAAccaatgtgtttatttttagattataatGCTTGTTATTTGCATCTGAATGCGCGCAGGATCGAATATCGTATGTAGACCACAGCGTCATTGTCAATGGCCGCATCATAAACGCTAAAATAATTCGTCAAGAGAAAAGGTTAGTTAATAAATCGGTTTAAATGTCAATTTAACCTTTTTAACGTTTCTTGTTCCTTGCATTCTTgtcaaataacatttattaatatctcaatatttatttgtttttaattttatatacagtaccgaAGGCCTAATTTGTATTCTGTGTCTAGTAATCTACATTTTACCACAATGGCTGTGTAAGGTTTTCTCTTTTATATACTGAATGTAAAATATGATACTGTAATTAAGATTAAGAGGGATAGATCCTGCTCTTCCTTCCCTGTTTCTTGCATACCATCTACAAATGACACTTATGTTTAACCCCCCGGAATATTTACAGGTATATAACTTTGTAGGCGTATCCATTACTACCCTAAAACGGTACTAGACCTAAAATAAATTCTACATCATAAGAGGGATAGATTGTATaatgacatttttattatactttGATAGAAATTCATCTTTAGTTAACTATGGCTTTGGAGAGTTGCCAGAAAAACGGGACGAATCGAGACAAAA contains:
- the LOC140060556 gene encoding stimulator of interferon genes protein 3-like, whose protein sequence is MARNSYSSGCREIPKRRGKANEIAAIIVGILCMIYLCVVWMIIKVETLGEGDIFFQCMYNSLSALPVMLVCTIITKWFFCSFVLIEEQNHTKSRYDGNSWLLFKNCFQVFLTRNFVLGVVFSIVIVILVISSGTDSFYKFFVTSCLNSITAIGVSIITNYIFDFKTLSVVELSELDESSNTNVAKGLAWSYFTGYLKIILNDLKQTVENDVRWKQKLENKTLKCVFYAIVPLNCKVPADLIEYKEGITRVGELQPVSKNRAGMKREYTIPVYKIEKKNNEPPFFVICGYVTIIDTLFEMTNFIKFEEKKREEQCLLFIRTLQELIDDNCEEKCEIVTLSGDDSLIDALYKKREKENKNEGGETRLSMSTDV
- the LOC140060616 gene encoding stimulator of interferon genes protein 3-like — translated: MWKCELNQGNLQCKFYVIIPRNCSIPSKLGDSDKHRGITIVSDLPVVEEPRAGVTRRYINSVYKIENEEGVWHYAICEYVTIIDTLFQMSLYTEFNAQKRDDQCRLLVRKLTELIDSNEDCRNKCVIVPFSGADDGPLLRDVLLDKIKENRVQIN
- the LOC140060566 gene encoding stimulator of interferon genes protein 3-like isoform X2, yielding MCIQCIYYNNGWTLSVVELSEIKESNVNVAQGLAWSYFTGYLKIILEDLKRTINKTGNWKQQLKNKTLKCVFYAIVPLNCKVPDLIEDENEGITRVGELQPVSKNRAGMKREYTIPVYKIEKNNEPPFFVICGYVAIIDTLFKMTEFIQFDKTKREEQCRRFVRALQELIDNHYKEKCEIVNLSGENNDRLIDALYKKRERKRRRTGRRSSTVNDY
- the LOC140060566 gene encoding stimulator of interferon genes protein-like isoform X1, which codes for MAGKSSSGVREVPKRRGKANEKAAICAFIVIMIHSCVVWMTVNVEKLEKGDIVRHCMYNSVCALPVMLFGAIITQFFCCLFVLIEERKYMEIRYDGNRSLLLKNCFQIFWTRNFVVRLVIFIVIVGLMIKSGTDSFDNYFLTSWLNPIPAIGVSIILYIFDFKTLSVVELSEIKESNVNVAQGLAWSYFTGYLKIILEDLKRTINKTGNWKQQLKNKTLKCVFYAIVPLNCKVPDLIEDENEGITRVGELQPVSKNRAGMKREYTIPVYKIEKNNEPPFFVICGYVAIIDTLFKMTEFIQFDKTKREEQCRRFVRALQELIDNHYKEKCEIVNLSGENNDRLIDALYKKRERKRRRTGRRSSTVNDY